In one Bdellovibrionota bacterium genomic region, the following are encoded:
- a CDS encoding AgmX/PglI C-terminal domain-containing protein, which yields MNNRKSLPNPLVVSISHKGEIVFEHVFNECPITLGRSSKCDIPLQNFDFLSRQHCSISVTDDGVIEVSDLDSSNGIFFEGKRVKQAIILNSSQVEIGEILIQLQLERPLEDQPTVVEAYDPEDEKTPVRELLNKRPTPPKAAACPVVDAAKTHQRDMEAEFGKKLGNQEKSEVKEKARIPFSPTPKKAQDVIPQMVHFNGEHKPLDKSLIDLKYKEQEPSVSQVKPKKKKEKSAVAKNVSFSARPKVESPKKLTYHHQAAQLRPQQRVLESYVTWKDQIYDLHQFYAGDDVIIGPGSSATVDIPVLNKNLNLAKFDGMNTQVFIPQNLQFALESYVSENESKSYSFEESAFSPTVTRKKNYYTLKLGPAELVSVKLTPDVSIHLRYAPAPRQLSNQMRLIKDEEMKTPGMVIAAIEMFILAVIFLTKTKEPESPQKIMQERVARLIIEQKPPPPPPEEKKPEPPKEKVAQKKPEPKPEKKIVEKQPKPKKVVRLQKSKLLMKVNKYPVEVEKPMKVAEKPVVKNIQAVGALAALSAVSSNTPPSDVPVAININKNAGGQTALNTGGVIGTLKTKSGKLAAGGLASVKTKGLGYGTGTGYGVQGIKGTAGSRAVAGTVVGAPSLVRLGKEDGLSRSQVMDVVKRYMTQIQQCYERSLIDTPGLAGRVEYEWEISAKGAVQWAKVKKSDISSGDNLNKCVTAIFKDMKFPVATNGQNTIPNIGFPFGRL from the coding sequence ATGAACAATCGTAAAAGTTTACCCAATCCTTTAGTAGTCTCTATTTCTCACAAAGGGGAAATAGTTTTTGAGCATGTATTCAATGAATGCCCGATCACTTTAGGTCGTAGCTCGAAGTGTGATATTCCACTACAGAATTTTGATTTCTTGTCTCGTCAACACTGCTCAATCAGCGTTACAGATGATGGTGTCATCGAAGTTTCTGACTTGGACAGTTCCAATGGAATTTTCTTTGAAGGAAAGAGAGTTAAGCAAGCGATCATCTTAAATTCTTCACAAGTCGAAATTGGAGAAATTTTAATTCAATTACAACTTGAAAGACCTCTCGAAGATCAACCGACTGTGGTTGAAGCTTATGATCCTGAAGATGAAAAAACTCCAGTGAGAGAACTTCTGAACAAAAGACCAACTCCACCAAAAGCTGCTGCTTGTCCAGTGGTTGACGCTGCAAAAACTCATCAAAGAGATATGGAAGCAGAATTTGGAAAAAAACTTGGCAATCAAGAAAAATCTGAAGTTAAAGAAAAAGCTCGCATTCCTTTCAGTCCGACTCCAAAAAAAGCTCAAGACGTTATTCCTCAGATGGTTCACTTCAATGGTGAACATAAACCTTTAGATAAATCTCTGATAGATCTTAAATACAAAGAGCAGGAACCGTCAGTTTCCCAAGTAAAACCGAAAAAGAAAAAAGAAAAATCTGCCGTTGCCAAGAATGTTTCTTTCAGTGCTCGCCCTAAAGTAGAGTCGCCAAAGAAATTGACTTATCATCATCAAGCCGCGCAATTGCGACCTCAGCAACGAGTTTTGGAAAGTTATGTGACGTGGAAAGATCAAATTTATGATCTCCATCAATTCTACGCTGGCGATGATGTAATTATTGGGCCAGGATCCTCTGCAACTGTAGATATCCCCGTCTTGAATAAAAATCTAAATCTTGCAAAGTTTGACGGAATGAATACCCAAGTATTTATTCCGCAGAATTTGCAATTTGCCTTAGAAAGTTATGTCAGCGAAAATGAATCAAAGTCTTACTCTTTTGAGGAGTCTGCATTCAGTCCCACTGTTACCCGAAAGAAGAATTACTATACTTTAAAGCTAGGTCCAGCAGAACTTGTTTCTGTAAAACTAACTCCCGATGTATCTATTCACTTAAGATACGCTCCAGCTCCTAGGCAGCTTTCAAATCAAATGCGTCTCATCAAAGACGAGGAAATGAAAACTCCAGGAATGGTGATCGCTGCAATTGAGATGTTTATTCTCGCAGTTATTTTTTTAACAAAGACAAAAGAACCTGAATCTCCGCAAAAAATTATGCAAGAACGTGTTGCGAGGCTTATCATAGAGCAAAAACCGCCTCCTCCACCACCAGAAGAGAAAAAACCTGAACCACCAAAAGAAAAAGTGGCTCAGAAAAAACCAGAGCCAAAACCAGAAAAGAAAATTGTAGAAAAACAACCGAAGCCTAAAAAGGTTGTAAGACTTCAGAAGTCTAAACTTCTCATGAAGGTAAACAAATACCCAGTAGAAGTTGAAAAACCCATGAAGGTTGCAGAAAAACCAGTTGTAAAAAACATCCAAGCTGTTGGAGCTCTTGCTGCACTCAGTGCCGTTTCATCCAACACTCCGCCGTCTGATGTCCCAGTTGCAATCAACATCAACAAAAATGCTGGGGGCCAAACTGCCCTCAACACTGGTGGTGTCATTGGTACACTCAAAACTAAGTCTGGAAAATTAGCAGCAGGAGGATTAGCCTCTGTTAAAACAAAAGGTTTAGGTTACGGAACAGGAACTGGATACGGTGTTCAAGGGATAAAAGGAACCGCTGGATCTAGAGCTGTTGCCGGAACTGTTGTTGGTGCTCCTTCTTTGGTTCGTCTTGGAAAAGAGGATGGATTATCAAGATCGCAAGTGATGGACGTTGTGAAGCGCTACATGACTCAGATTCAACAGTGTTATGAAAGATCTTTGATCGATACTCCGGGACTTGCAGGTCGCGTAGAATATGAATGGGAAATTTCGGCCAAAGGTGCTGTTCAGTGGGCAAAGGTTAAGAAATCAGATATTTCTAGTGGCGACAACTTGAATAAATGTGTCACTGCGATCTTTAAAGACATGAAGTTCCCAGTGGCTACGAACGGTCAAAACACAATTCCAAATATTGGATTTCCATTTGGAAGACTCTAG
- a CDS encoding tetratricopeptide repeat protein, with translation MIHQMIKKIILTALLVLFSLTSNAQLMKQKSLAELESDLKKIELSIKTTQDRIKTIRDANFLPDLYLVLAELFVDKSRYMYSIKVMKNKKTPLDEMDFANEKRPKLFAIETYQKLIEKFPNFRDRDKALFFMAHEHREMGQFEEMILTYQKLISQYPQSPFYAESLIIIGNFFFEEKKELESAIGYFKRVINLRDNPFVPLARYKLGWIYINQGKFLDSLLSFEQILTTDAKIDTSKLPEIYRKTDVKRDALVAMAWPYSEIPPVVLKKMGKNRVEPVEYFKGLSNNKISYQRALARLGRRLGVKQRYIQTTKIYFELLKMTKNVELRIEAVERLYEAMKNSLKDWPVYGYTEIVADTINQVRYSPDVAPKMKFQHDKNFEIYARDAATRAQVRARSTRSPSDYRLAISAYKAYLWAFGNGNKNGEKYSNAIRLNLAESYFNLKEFVNAGKEYEKLAKEIKVPIKRKSYLDSSIESYTAALKNPEALNRTQLAQARNGIRDVGLYYVKSYPTEGAVPSIIFNAGRSYYDERDFKGSERVLFQYITKFPNGKDAATSVDLILDAYNQREDYKGLTVAGKKIIGIKALSGSLKKMVSDIMNQSEYKNIQTSIADFSSDNYSKELLKFAEKYKGTNLGDRALFEAFNSLKSKKDPGAYIPGEELLIKHGNSKYAKEVTMEMGKLSLLTADFRRAAKYFEIYSNKYPKDPESRKLLQNAAQMRETMGDFEQARKDYLELGDRTAVARSDFSANQWSKLIGSAKSVGGMQGSYYMGIAAYRLNNIGTAQNFLRQTAANKGGSFEEKTWRAHALYLLSMEAMKQYKEIQLESGKEAQAVQAKTKILTTLTNQLNQVITSGNGRWSIAALYGLGQVNKEFADFIKRAPMPPGLTPDQVNQYKAAIAGQAKTYEANANKFFSECVKTAEKFDVFTNFVKGCQSGGQIMVDEESETQLLVSAADSTPPQTFQIRKKLYDESRNPDILLKLAQTYAEGRDYSMSVLICDRILEIQPTFAPAQALKGTNYMFMNNLELAFDAFKKAQKLSPGQPTAAWGIAALYKEFDFKSKVGSAIEKAKRSGSPSSPVHPFVRSVRL, from the coding sequence ATGATCCACCAAATGATCAAAAAAATCATACTTACTGCCCTCTTGGTACTTTTTTCTCTAACTTCTAATGCCCAGTTGATGAAGCAAAAAAGTTTAGCGGAGCTTGAATCTGATCTTAAAAAGATTGAGCTTTCGATTAAAACTACTCAAGATAGAATTAAAACCATTAGAGATGCCAATTTCCTTCCAGATCTCTATTTGGTTCTTGCTGAATTATTCGTAGATAAATCTCGTTACATGTACAGCATTAAAGTCATGAAGAATAAAAAGACTCCGCTGGATGAAATGGATTTTGCAAATGAAAAACGTCCTAAGCTTTTTGCTATCGAGACATACCAAAAACTAATCGAAAAATTTCCAAATTTTAGAGACAGGGATAAGGCTTTATTCTTTATGGCCCATGAACATCGCGAGATGGGGCAATTCGAAGAGATGATCTTAACTTATCAAAAATTGATTTCACAGTACCCGCAAAGCCCTTTTTATGCGGAGAGTTTGATCATTATCGGTAATTTCTTTTTTGAAGAGAAAAAAGAATTAGAGAGTGCCATTGGTTATTTTAAACGGGTTATCAATTTAAGAGACAATCCTTTTGTTCCTCTTGCAAGATATAAATTGGGATGGATTTACATCAACCAAGGGAAATTCCTAGATTCGCTTCTTTCGTTTGAACAAATCCTAACTACCGATGCAAAGATCGATACATCTAAACTTCCAGAAATTTACAGAAAAACAGATGTTAAGCGTGATGCTCTGGTTGCTATGGCTTGGCCATATAGCGAAATTCCACCGGTAGTCCTTAAGAAAATGGGCAAAAACAGAGTGGAGCCTGTGGAGTACTTTAAAGGACTTTCGAATAATAAAATCTCATATCAAAGAGCATTGGCTCGCTTAGGGAGACGTCTAGGCGTTAAGCAAAGATACATTCAAACGACAAAAATCTACTTTGAACTCTTAAAGATGACCAAGAACGTAGAATTAAGAATTGAAGCTGTGGAAAGACTCTACGAAGCCATGAAGAACTCATTAAAAGATTGGCCGGTTTATGGTTACACGGAAATCGTAGCTGATACGATCAACCAGGTTCGTTATTCTCCAGATGTGGCTCCAAAAATGAAATTCCAGCACGATAAGAACTTTGAAATCTACGCCAGAGATGCGGCGACTAGAGCTCAAGTGCGTGCAAGATCCACGCGCAGTCCTTCAGACTATAGACTTGCGATCTCGGCTTACAAAGCTTACCTGTGGGCTTTTGGGAATGGAAACAAGAATGGAGAAAAATATTCTAATGCCATTCGCCTAAACTTGGCAGAAAGTTATTTTAACTTAAAAGAATTCGTGAACGCCGGTAAAGAGTACGAGAAGTTAGCCAAAGAAATTAAAGTTCCAATAAAAAGAAAATCGTATTTGGATTCAAGTATCGAATCATATACGGCAGCTCTTAAAAATCCAGAAGCCCTGAACAGAACTCAATTAGCACAAGCCAGAAATGGCATCCGAGATGTGGGACTCTACTATGTAAAGTCTTATCCAACAGAAGGTGCTGTTCCTTCGATTATATTTAATGCTGGTAGGTCTTACTATGATGAGCGTGATTTTAAAGGATCGGAAAGAGTATTGTTCCAATACATCACTAAATTTCCAAATGGAAAAGACGCAGCCACTTCTGTGGATCTGATCTTAGATGCTTACAACCAAAGAGAAGATTATAAAGGTTTGACGGTTGCTGGTAAAAAAATCATTGGAATCAAAGCTTTGTCGGGATCTCTCAAGAAAATGGTTTCAGATATTATGAACCAGTCGGAATACAAAAATATCCAGACTTCGATTGCTGATTTTTCTTCTGACAATTATTCAAAAGAACTTTTAAAATTCGCAGAAAAGTACAAAGGCACGAATCTTGGAGATAGAGCTTTATTTGAAGCTTTTAACTCTTTAAAATCTAAAAAAGATCCTGGGGCATACATTCCTGGTGAAGAATTATTGATCAAACATGGTAACTCAAAATATGCAAAAGAAGTGACCATGGAAATGGGTAAACTCTCGCTACTTACGGCTGATTTTAGAAGAGCGGCAAAATACTTTGAAATTTACTCGAACAAATATCCAAAAGATCCTGAAAGTAGAAAGCTTCTTCAAAATGCAGCTCAGATGAGAGAAACTATGGGCGACTTTGAACAAGCGAGAAAAGATTATTTGGAGCTTGGCGATCGTACTGCGGTGGCAAGATCAGACTTCAGTGCCAACCAATGGTCAAAGTTGATTGGCTCGGCAAAATCTGTGGGAGGCATGCAGGGGTCTTACTATATGGGTATTGCAGCTTACAGATTGAATAACATTGGAACTGCTCAAAATTTCTTAAGACAAACAGCCGCGAACAAAGGTGGTTCTTTCGAAGAGAAAACTTGGAGAGCTCATGCGCTTTACCTTCTTTCTATGGAAGCGATGAAGCAGTATAAAGAAATTCAATTGGAATCTGGAAAAGAAGCTCAAGCTGTTCAAGCTAAAACAAAGATCCTCACAACACTTACAAATCAATTGAATCAAGTGATCACGAGTGGAAACGGAAGATGGTCCATCGCCGCCCTTTATGGTTTAGGACAAGTGAATAAAGAGTTTGCGGACTTTATTAAAAGAGCTCCGATGCCTCCAGGACTTACTCCAGATCAAGTGAACCAGTATAAGGCAGCCATTGCAGGACAAGCCAAAACTTACGAAGCAAACGCAAACAAGTTCTTTAGTGAATGCGTGAAGACTGCTGAAAAGTTTGATGTTTTCACAAATTTTGTAAAAGGTTGTCAATCCGGCGGACAGATCATGGTGGACGAAGAATCAGAAACTCAATTGCTAGTCTCTGCGGCTGATAGCACTCCACCGCAAACATTCCAAATTCGTAAAAAACTTTATGATGAATCTAGAAACCCAGATATCCTCTTAAAACTTGCGCAAACTTATGCGGAAGGAAGAGATTATTCTATGTCGGTGTTGATCTGTGATCGGATCTTGGAAATTCAGCCGACTTTTGCACCCGCTCAGGCTCTTAAGGGCACAAACTATATGTTTATGAATAATCTGGAGTTGGCTTTTGATGCTTTCAAGAAAGCTCAGAAACTCAGTCCAGGTCAGCCAACAGCGGCTTGGGGTATCGCCGCTCTCTACAAAGAATTTGATTTCAAATCCAAAGTCGGTAGTGCCATCGAAAAAGCAAAGAGATCAGGATCACCGTCCAGTCCAGTTCATCCATTTGTTCGAAGTGTAAGGCTTTAA
- a CDS encoding outer membrane beta-barrel domain-containing protein, which yields MKWLGFLSVYLFIFLTLFVSSFLPSEVIAAEAEEDIFAVPKTYAVQNRKYKLGGQYSAHLGYMPMDSFTKGVVLGASYTKYFSDFTGWEVINANWVMSIDTDLKKQLTEEFAADPGQIPDFPEWYITTNIVYTPIYNKNLLFNKSVIWGDITFVAGPGVGSFKNDGVKPLVNGGAILRFFLNDKESIKIDIRENLPFLSTGVEPFLFIGAAYTYQFDSKEKTQGEEDDFEKEFAK from the coding sequence ATGAAGTGGCTAGGCTTTCTTAGTGTTTACTTATTTATATTCTTAACTCTTTTTGTCTCTTCATTCTTACCTTCAGAAGTTATCGCTGCTGAAGCAGAGGAAGATATTTTTGCAGTTCCAAAAACCTACGCAGTTCAAAATCGCAAATACAAATTGGGTGGCCAATATTCGGCACATTTAGGTTATATGCCGATGGATTCTTTTACCAAAGGTGTTGTCCTCGGAGCTTCCTACACGAAATATTTTTCTGATTTTACCGGCTGGGAAGTGATCAACGCCAATTGGGTTATGAGCATTGATACAGATTTAAAAAAACAATTGACCGAAGAATTCGCGGCAGATCCAGGACAAATTCCAGATTTTCCTGAGTGGTACATTACGACAAATATAGTTTATACGCCAATCTACAATAAGAACTTACTCTTTAATAAATCTGTAATTTGGGGAGATATCACCTTTGTCGCAGGACCGGGAGTAGGTTCATTCAAGAACGATGGCGTAAAACCTCTCGTGAATGGTGGAGCAATTCTTAGATTTTTCTTAAACGACAAGGAATCCATCAAAATTGATATTAGAGAAAACCTTCCGTTCTTAAGCACGGGAGTGGAACCTTTCTTATTCATAGGCGCAGCTTACACTTATCAATTTGACTCGAAAGAGAAAACACAAGGCGAAGAAGATGATTTTGAAAAAGAATTTGCTAAGTAG
- a CDS encoding site-specific integrase, which produces MATSTRYSLNKNKYLLEPELEKLNSLLDSYMDTDTRNCLLLRLALKTGARAQELLNLKKVDINTYEESILIRGIKGSNDREIPLKNDVFRLLKKYSDQQDTQLLFPISYSRLRQIWEFYRPVPKKFHCLRHTFAIQIYKKTRDIRLVQVALGHRNVMNTMIYADYVYSQQELKRLIL; this is translated from the coding sequence ATGGCAACGTCTACCCGTTACTCTCTCAATAAGAATAAATATCTTCTGGAACCTGAGTTAGAAAAACTCAATTCTCTTCTCGACTCTTACATGGACACGGACACGAGAAATTGCCTGCTTCTAAGACTCGCCTTGAAAACTGGCGCGCGAGCTCAAGAGCTTTTAAATCTTAAAAAAGTAGATATAAATACCTATGAAGAATCCATTCTCATCCGCGGAATCAAAGGAAGCAATGATCGAGAGATTCCACTTAAAAATGACGTATTTCGCCTCCTTAAAAAATATTCTGACCAACAAGACACGCAACTTCTTTTTCCAATCAGTTATTCTCGCTTAAGGCAAATTTGGGAATTCTATCGTCCTGTTCCTAAGAAATTTCATTGTTTGCGACATACTTTTGCTATTCAAATATATAAAAAAACAAGAGACATTCGACTTGTGCAGGTAGCATTAGGTCATCGAAATGTCATGAATACGATGATCTATGCGGACTACGTTTATTCTCAGCAAGAATTAAAGCGATTAATTCTCTAG